CGTCGCCGCGGCCTATCCTGGTACACCAAGCACGGAGATAGGTGAGGCCCTAGCCAAAGTAGCCAAGCTCGTGGGCATATACTTCGAGTGGTCGGCCAACGAGAAGGTCGCCACGGAGGTTGCGATGGGGGCGGCGTGGTCCGGTCTCAAGGCCCTGACCATGATGAAGCACGTAGGCTTCAACGTTGCCTCCGATGCTATCTTCACCCTAGCTTACGCGGGAGTGACCGGCGCCATGGTCATAGTATCAGCGGACGACCCCCATGCTCACAGTAGCCAGAACGAGCAGGACAACAGGCATTACAGCGAGTCAGTTGGATTACCTATGTTGGAGCCATCCAACCCTCAGGAAGCCAAGGACTTAACGAAGGAAGCCTTCGAGCTGTCCAGCAAGTACAAGATACCCGTAATGGTGAGGACGACGACTAGGATCAGCCATCAGAGAGGTCCCGTTCGCTTAGGAGAGATAACGGCTGGCTTCTCCAAGGGCAAGTTTGTTCCTCCAGAGCCCGATAGGTACCTCCAAGTGGGCGCCATAGCTAGGAAGCATCACGCGGAGCTTTTGGGTAAGCTCAAGGAGATATCCTTAGATGTAGCACCCTCCTACGCTAAAGTAGAGGGAGCTTCCGATGCGGAGTTCGGGGTCATAACCTCAGGTGTCGCCTACGCCCATGCTAAGGAGGCGCTGAAGCTCGTTAACGTGAACGCCAAGATCCTGAAGCTGGGAATGACTTTCCCACTCCCCGAGAAGGACATAGGAGAGTTCCTCTCCTCCGTGAACACCGTGCTGATAGTGGAGGAGCTGGATCCTTACCTAGAAATGAGGGTGAAGGCCATAGCCAAGGACTACGCGCCTGAGGTCGAGGTCCTAGGTAAGTTGACCGGCCACATGCCTAGGGTCGGAGAGTACACCATGAGAACCGTGTTAGAGGGACTGTCGAAGGCGTTGGGAGTTGTCCTTCCCGTTAACTTCGCCGAAATAGATAGTAGAAGCTCAGAAATACTTAAGAAAGTCCCTCCGAGGCCTCCAATCCTGTGCCCTGCATGCCCCCACAGGTCTACGGGGTACGCCCTCAGAAGGGCCGCGGGCAGGGCCGCGTTTATGGGCGATATAGGTTGCTACGCCCTGCTTTTCCAGAAGCCGTTTAGAGTGGAACACGTCACTCACGCGATGGGCTCTTCCATAGGTTTGGCTAATGGGATAGATGTGGCCACAGATCAGGACGTGGTCGCGTTGATAGGTGATTCCACTTTCTTCCACGCTGGCATACCGGCGCTGATAAATGCGGTCCACAATAAGAGGAAGATGACCGTGGTGATAATGGACAACAGGATAACGGCCATGACAGGCCACCAGCCGCACCCGGGTACGGAGGTCAATGCGGTGGGTGATGAGGCTCCTGCCATAGATATAGAGAAGATCGTTCGATCCATAGGCATCGATTACGTCAAGGTAGTAGATCCCTACGATCATGCTGCCACTGAAAAGGTGATAAGGGACGCACTGAAGCATGATGGCGTCTCTGTGGTGATAACCAAGAGGGAGTGCGCCCTACTTACAGTGGCTAGGCTTAGGAGACAGGGGCAGAAGATAGTCCCGTATAGGGTGAACCCCGACAAGTGCACTTACTGCAGGGTCTGCATAAACACCTTCGCCTGCCCGGCCTTCGTTGACACCGGCTCTTTGGTAGAAATAGATCCAACAGTGTGCTTCGGCTGCGGAGCCTGCGTTCCTGTCTGTCCGTACGGAGCTTTCGAACCTCAGGAGGGATCACTCAATTGGAGGGAGCAGAAGATAGGGGTGTGAGAGCATGAGCGTGCGCGAGTTCAACGTGATAGTTGCTGGAGTCGGTGGGCAAGGCATCCTGTTCACCACCAACGTGATGGCTAGGGCCGCGCTCAAGCTAGGCCTAAACTTCGCCCAGAGCGAGGTTCACGGTCTCTCTCAGAGGTACGGGTCTATAAGAACCGAGTTAAGAATTGGAAGCGATGTATCCAGTCCCCTCGTACTAGAGGGAACGCTTGACCTGCTAATAGCACTGGAACCGCTCGAAGGGCTAAGGCAAGCACCCTACATCTCGGAAAGGACCACGGTGGTCATGAACAACCACGTGATACCCCCGGTGGGGGCGTACTTGGAGAGGTTTCCCATACCCAGCTTCGATGAGATCTTGGAGCTCATGAGGAGCCTCAATCCCAAGCAGATAATGGTGCTGAATGCATACGACATAGCGAAGAGGGCTGGCGATTACATAGTCGCGAATACCGTGATGCTCGGAGCCGCTCAGGCCACCGGAGTGCTGCCCTTCCCGGAAGGTGTCCTCAGGGAAGCCTTGGAGGAGGTCTCTCCCTCCAGATATAGGGATTTAAATTTGAGAGCCTTCGACCTCGGGAGGGAATCTGTATCCCCCCCGAGGTGATTTTTTGCCCGCTAGGAGGATAGCTGTAGTAGATAGGGATAGGTGTAACCCGCGCAAGTGCGGCTTGGAGTGCATAAAGTACTGTCCAGAGGTCAGAATGGGTGTCGAGGAGACCATCAGGTTGGAGGATGATCTCCTAGTCATAGATGAGGAGCTGTGCACGGGATGTGGGATATGCGTCAAGAAGTGCCCGTTCTCCGCCATCTCTGTCGTTAACCTACCTGCCCCAGTGGAGGGTGAGGAGGTACACAGGTACGGGGTGAATGGGTTCACCCTCTTCAGGCTACCTATAGTGAGGCCCGGCGGGATCGTGGGTCTTGTGGGTCCGAACGGTGTGGGCAAGACCACCTCCATATCCATTCTGTCGGGTAGGATAAAGCCCAACCTAGGCAGGGTGGACGATGAACCGGATTGGGATGAGGTGATAAGACATTTCAGGGGTTCTGAACTCCAAGATTATCTGAAGAGACTCGCTGATGGTCAGATAAAGGTCGTGAACAAGCCCGAGAGGATAGATAAGATACCTCAAGTCGTGAAGGGGCGGGTCATCGAAGTCCTCGAGAAGGTGGATGAAAGGGGGGTCCTAGATGAAGCAATGGGCTTTCTAGGATTGGGTAAGCTCAAGGATAGGAGAGTAGGGGAGCTGAGCGGTGGTGAGCTCCAGAGACTAGCTTTAGCGGCGGCCTACGTGAGGGATGCTGATGTCTACGTGTTGGACGAGCCAACTAACTACTTGGATGTCTATCAGAGGATGAGGGCCGCTAAGCTGATAAAGAGGCTCCAAGATGACGGTAAATCCATTATGCTGGTGGAGCATGACCTAGCGGTGCTGGATTACCTCAGCGACTACGTTCACATACTTTACGGGGAGCCCGGGGTTTACGGGGTGGTCAGTCATCCCCACTCCACTAGGGAGGGGATAAACATCTTCTTGGACGGGTACCTCCCGGATGACAACGTCAGATTCAGGGAAGAGCCCATCTCCTTCTTGTCTAGGGTGGGCAGCCCCGAGATCTCGGAGAACCCCGTTGTAGTGTACACCAGTTTGGAGAAGAGATTGAATGGATTCAGTCTACATGTTGAGGAGGGGGAAGTCTACGCCGGAGAGGTGGTCGTGGCGGTTGGCCCCAATGGAATAGGGAAGACCACCTTCGTGAGGATGCTAGCGGGCGAGCTCAGTCCTGATCAGGGTACCGTAATGACCGAGGGCATAAAGGTCTCTTACAAGCCTCAGCACGTGAAACCCACGTATGAGGGCACCGTGGAGTCCCTCCTACGCAAGGTGGCTGGATCTAGCTACTCAAGCCCATACTTCAGAGCGGAGGTGGTCAGGAGGTTGGGAATAGAGAGGCTGCTGGACAGGTACTTGGATGAGCTCAGCGGTGGAGAGCTTCAGAAGGTCGCCATCGCAGTTTGCTTGGGTAGAGAGGCCGATATCTACCTGATAGACGAGCCCAGCGCGTTCTTAGATGTAGAAGCTAGGTTCGCGGCAGCGAAGGCTATCAGGAGGAGGATTCAGGGAGAGAATAAGGCTGTAATCGTCGTGGAGCATGACCTCCTCACAATAGAAGCGGTGGTTGATAGGATTATGGTCTTCTCCGGGCAACCTGGAGTTGAAGGTCACGCCAGCAAGCCCATGGATCCCAGAGAAGGACTTAACGAGTTCCTGAAGGACGTCGACGTTACCTTCAGGCGCGATCCCGACACAGGCAGACCTAGAGTCAACAAACCCGGCTCCAAGATGGACCAACTGGCGAGGGCAACTGGGAGGTACTACCCATGAATCTGCTCGGGTTCCTGCTAGGCAAGAGGGATGAGCTGAGGGATCTTGGATTAAACGCCAGCTTACTGCCGGCAACCGTCTCTCTCCTCCTCTTCTTAATTGTGGATGCCTTAGCTCTCTCGACGCTGGGGGTGAGGATAGCCTGCTCTTCCTCTGTCATGACGGAGAGGGTGGCGATGTTCATTCATGTGAAACAGCTCCTGCTCCTCTACATGTGGGTCATAACGGCAGTGAGCTGGGGGATATCTTCGGTCGTCTCGGGGATCTCCGTAGCTAGGAGGGCTAGGATGAGGCTCAGGAAATACCACTACCTGATGGCCCTCTGCTCCCTTCCGCTCACCATTGTGGGGGTCCTCAATACGTTGGTGCTGATGATATCACCGGGCAGGGTCATCTCATGCGAGGGTTCCACTTGGAGAGGTCTTCTATTAACCGTATTTTCAGAGATATTCTCGTATCTTGTGTCTTTCCCGCCTATAATCTCCTTAATATTGGCCCTAGCATCCCTCGGCTGGTTCACCTACCTCTCCTACAGAGTGCATGCCGTGACCATCGGGCTGGATAGGGAGGACGCCCTCAAGTACTCGCTAAAGTTCACCTCGACCTTCGTGGGTTCCATAATTCTGATAAGCGTCCTGATCTCTATCATTATCGTATTACCCCAGTTGCTCTAGCCAGCTTTTCGGCCGCGGTTGGGGTGAGCCCTGTCACCCCGAGTATGGTGTACCTGTCTCTTATCTTGTGAGCCACTGTCAGGGCCTTTACCACGAGATCGGGTCTTAAGCCAGCTTCCTCCGCTGTTGTTGGTACGCCTGCCTCTCTGAGCTTTTCCTTTATCCATTTCCAATCCTGACCTTGGAGGTAGGCCATCATTATCGTTCCCAAGGCCACCTGTATCCCGTGAGGTGCGGGTTTGACGCCCTCCTCGACAGCTATCGCATCTAAGGCGTGGCTGAACATGTGCTCACTACCGCTGGCAGGCCTCGAGCTCCCGGCTATGCTTATGGCCACGCCGCTGCCTATCAATGCCTTTACCAAGATCCTAGTGGACTCCTCCAATCCCGATTTTATCTCAGAGGCGTGATCTGTCGCTATCTTGGCGCTGAGCAGCGACATCGAGGCGGCATACTCGCTATACGGTTCATCCTTCAGCTTATGAGCTAACTCCCAATCCCTCACGGCCGTGAACTTGGCCACCAAGTCGCCGAATCCGGATTTGAATGTCTCAGGTGGGGCTTTATTTATCACCCGGGTGTCGGCAATAACCGCTGTGGGTGCTTCCATCCCTCTAACCCCACCGAATCTGGTTTCAGCCTGCTTTGACAGGGAGAAATTCACCGCAGGCGATGCGATTCCGTCGTGACTCGCTGAGGTGGGGACCACGGCGTACCTGACCCCGAGCTTAGCTGCAGCTAGCTTAGTGACATCTAGGGGTTTACCGCCTCCCACCCCTATTAGGAAGTCGGCGTTCCTCTCTTCCGCCTCCTTGATAACCTCGAGGACATCATCTATACCTCCCTGACGGGCTACGACGTGGTAAACCTTCATATCACTCTCCAACATGTCGATAAGGTCCCTAGCCACATTGGCCGTCAAGCTGGATCCGCTGACCACCACGGCCGTCCCGATGAGACCCAAGCTATGCAGTATCTCAGCTGTCCTTCCCAGAGCATTCGGACCGAAAATGATGTATCTTGGGCTCTCTATCTTTTCCAGTCCTTTGCCTGAGATCAGTTCACCACGCACCTAGGTGAAACGGCTGGAGGAAAATAAAAGTTCGTGGGAACGATAATCATTAATTAAGGGAGGTTTCCCTACCATGGGACCGAGGAATGGAGACCAAGACCAAGATAGTTCTACTGCTAAATCTCGTCTTCGTGGCTCTGCTCCTATCTTGGCCGGTGGTAACGGCACCTAAGTTCAAGATCTCTCTTAACAAGGATACGGTCCCCTTAGGGGGAGAACTCCGGTTCACAGTGTCTTTTCCCAGCCCTCCGTCATCCGTAAGAGTGGATGTCGTGGACCTCGAGAGGAACATGACCATAGAGTCCAAGAGCCTGCAACCAAGCAAAG
This genomic window from Thermoproteota archaeon contains:
- the iorA gene encoding indolepyruvate ferredoxin oxidoreductase subunit alpha, which codes for MGDLLAPANTLEVLLGNEAVARGALEAGLNVAAAYPGTPSTEIGEALAKVAKLVGIYFEWSANEKVATEVAMGAAWSGLKALTMMKHVGFNVASDAIFTLAYAGVTGAMVIVSADDPHAHSSQNEQDNRHYSESVGLPMLEPSNPQEAKDLTKEAFELSSKYKIPVMVRTTTRISHQRGPVRLGEITAGFSKGKFVPPEPDRYLQVGAIARKHHAELLGKLKEISLDVAPSYAKVEGASDAEFGVITSGVAYAHAKEALKLVNVNAKILKLGMTFPLPEKDIGEFLSSVNTVLIVEELDPYLEMRVKAIAKDYAPEVEVLGKLTGHMPRVGEYTMRTVLEGLSKALGVVLPVNFAEIDSRSSEILKKVPPRPPILCPACPHRSTGYALRRAAGRAAFMGDIGCYALLFQKPFRVEHVTHAMGSSIGLANGIDVATDQDVVALIGDSTFFHAGIPALINAVHNKRKMTVVIMDNRITAMTGHQPHPGTEVNAVGDEAPAIDIEKIVRSIGIDYVKVVDPYDHAATEKVIRDALKHDGVSVVITKRECALLTVARLRRQGQKIVPYRVNPDKCTYCRVCINTFACPAFVDTGSLVEIDPTVCFGCGACVPVCPYGAFEPQEGSLNWREQKIGV
- a CDS encoding indolepyruvate oxidoreductase subunit beta, giving the protein MSVREFNVIVAGVGGQGILFTTNVMARAALKLGLNFAQSEVHGLSQRYGSIRTELRIGSDVSSPLVLEGTLDLLIALEPLEGLRQAPYISERTTVVMNNHVIPPVGAYLERFPIPSFDEILELMRSLNPKQIMVLNAYDIAKRAGDYIVANTVMLGAAQATGVLPFPEGVLREALEEVSPSRYRDLNLRAFDLGRESVSPPR
- a CDS encoding ribosome biogenesis/translation initiation ATPase RLI; its protein translation is MPARRIAVVDRDRCNPRKCGLECIKYCPEVRMGVEETIRLEDDLLVIDEELCTGCGICVKKCPFSAISVVNLPAPVEGEEVHRYGVNGFTLFRLPIVRPGGIVGLVGPNGVGKTTSISILSGRIKPNLGRVDDEPDWDEVIRHFRGSELQDYLKRLADGQIKVVNKPERIDKIPQVVKGRVIEVLEKVDERGVLDEAMGFLGLGKLKDRRVGELSGGELQRLALAAAYVRDADVYVLDEPTNYLDVYQRMRAAKLIKRLQDDGKSIMLVEHDLAVLDYLSDYVHILYGEPGVYGVVSHPHSTREGINIFLDGYLPDDNVRFREEPISFLSRVGSPEISENPVVVYTSLEKRLNGFSLHVEEGEVYAGEVVVAVGPNGIGKTTFVRMLAGELSPDQGTVMTEGIKVSYKPQHVKPTYEGTVESLLRKVAGSSYSSPYFRAEVVRRLGIERLLDRYLDELSGGELQKVAIAVCLGREADIYLIDEPSAFLDVEARFAAAKAIRRRIQGENKAVIVVEHDLLTIEAVVDRIMVFSGQPGVEGHASKPMDPREGLNEFLKDVDVTFRRDPDTGRPRVNKPGSKMDQLARATGRYYP
- a CDS encoding sn-glycerol-1-phosphate dehydrogenase — its product is MRGELISGKGLEKIESPRYIIFGPNALGRTAEILHSLGLIGTAVVVSGSSLTANVARDLIDMLESDMKVYHVVARQGGIDDVLEVIKEAEERNADFLIGVGGGKPLDVTKLAAAKLGVRYAVVPTSASHDGIASPAVNFSLSKQAETRFGGVRGMEAPTAVIADTRVINKAPPETFKSGFGDLVAKFTAVRDWELAHKLKDEPYSEYAASMSLLSAKIATDHASEIKSGLEESTRILVKALIGSGVAISIAGSSRPASGSEHMFSHALDAIAVEEGVKPAPHGIQVALGTIMMAYLQGQDWKWIKEKLREAGVPTTAEEAGLRPDLVVKALTVAHKIRDRYTILGVTGLTPTAAEKLARATGVIR